A genomic stretch from Ooceraea biroi isolate clonal line C1 chromosome 3, Obir_v5.4, whole genome shotgun sequence includes:
- the LOC105283193 gene encoding uncharacterized protein LOC105283193, whose amino-acid sequence MSALSFALPFSGFLYILGKPTVSEIPDAGKVTSVTEQLNNPLLEISTESYKKSDENEPELRFLFPSLDPLKTTMPTSPANRKLDVGFRVGFDSDKTELKHLPDLLTKNIQLDAKWSQGSDEHKASKELATEDVRIKSVPKNAVTESNRKDAAIRLYVPDVKDTLKEKLAKGKQLEMDVDVIRTDVDKANASTVDNRAKRKRSYIRLCKRLTGSMQKPRGKDCVKFPKSEFYLEQASKTKEENQKDGSVSISFVGTKTNDGKNYKNSENGSYEYKQRDGTAKPR is encoded by the exons ATGAGTGCTCTCAGTTTCGCTCTTCCCTTCTCGGGTTTCCTCTATATATTAGGTAAACCTACAGTATCG gaAATACCCGATGCAGGAAAAGTAACAAGTGTGACCGAACAATTAAACAATCCTCTTCTCGAAATTTCAACAGAAAGTTACAAGAAAAGTGACGAAAATGAACCTGAGCTACGATTTCTGTTTCCTTCTTTGGATCCGTTGAAGACAACGATGCCAACAAGTCCTGCAAATCGGAAACTGGACGTCGGTTTCCGGGTCGGTTTTGATTCGGATAAAACAGAATTGAAACATCTACCAGATCTCttgacgaaaaatattcagcTCGACGCAAAATGGTCGCAAGGATCGGACGAGCATAAAGCTTCCAAAGAACTTGCGACCGAAGATGTGCGGATTAAAAGTGTTCCCAAGAATGCGGTGACAGAAAGCAACAGAAAGGACGCGGCTATTCGCTTGTACGTTCCGGATGTTAAGGATACGTTGAAGGAAAAGCTTGCGAAagggaagcagctcgaaatgGACGTTGATGTGATTCGAACGGACGTGGACAAGGCTAATGCCTCGACTGTCGATAATCGCGCGAAAAGGAAGCGAAGTTATATCCGGCTCTGCAAAAGATTAACCGGATCGATGCAAAAGCCACGTGGTAAGGATTGCGTCAAGTTTCCGAAGAGCGAATTTTACCTGGAACAAGCTTCGAAGACGAAAGAGGAAAATCAGAAAGACGGTTCAGTTAGCATTAGCTTTGTAGGGACCAAGACCAACGACGGGAAGAATTATAAGAATTCCGAAAATGGAAGCTACGAGTACAAACAACGAGATGGAACGGCGAAGCCTCGTTAA